Part of the Pseudarthrobacter sp. L1SW genome, TGGTTTCCGGCCGGCTCCTGGCGGACATCTGCCGCAGCCTCCCCTCGGCACCGGTGGACGTCGAAACGGATGGCAACAAAGTCACCCTGACCTGCCGCCGAAGCAGCTTCCACCTGGCCACGATGCCCGAGGCCGAGTACCCGCCTCTTCCCGCGCTCCCGGCCATCAGCGGAACGGTCCCCGGTGATGCCTTCGCCCAGGCGGTGTCACAGGTGATCATCGCTGCCAGCAAGGATGACACCCTGCCCATCCTCACGGGCGTGCGGATGGAGATCGAGGACGACCTCATCACGCTGCTCGCCACTGACCGCTACCGCCTGGCGATGCGCGAAGTGCCGTGGAAGCCGGTCAACCCCGGTATCTCGACCAGTGCCCTGGTCAAGGCGAAAACCCTGAACGAAGTCGCAAAGACCCTCGGCAACAGCGGGGACATCAACCTGGCCCTCGCGGACGACGACAGCAGGCTGATCGGTTTCGAAAGCGGCGGGCGGACCACCACCTCGCTGCTGGTGGACGGCGATTACCCCAAGATCCGCTCGCTGTTCCCGGACTCGACTCCCATCCACGCCACGGTGCAGACCCAGGAGCTTGTTGAAGCCGTGCGCCGCGTCTCCCTTGTGGCTGAACGCAACACTCCGGTCCGGCTCGCCTTCACCCAGGGGCTCCTGAACCTGGACGCCGGAACGGGAGAGGACGCCCAGGCTTCCGAGGAACTCGAGGCCCAGCTGTCCGGTGATGACATCACGGTGGCCTTCAACCCCCACTACCTGGTGGAGGGCCTCAGCGTGATCGAAACCAAGTTTGTCCGGTTCTCGTTCACCACTGCGCCCAAGCCGGCCATGATCACAGCCCAGGCGGACGCCGACGGCGAGGACCAGGATGACTACCGCTACCTGGTGATGCCCGTCCGCCTCCCCAACTAAGTAGCGCCAAGTGTCGTTATGGACGTCCAAAACGACACTTACTGCTACCTGGTTTGGCAGCCCACGATTGTTCCCGCACCCTAGCGCAGAAGGAAGTTCCACAATGCACATTGGACTGATCGGCCTTGGCAAAATGGGATTCAATATGCGCGAACGCCTGCGCAAGGGCGGCGTGGAGGTCACGGGCTTCGACCGGAACCCCGATGTCACGGACGTCGCAACCCTCAATGAACTCCTTGCCGCAGTCCCGGTGCCGCGGCTGATCTGGGTGATGGTTCCCGCCGGCGAGATCACGGACGCCGTCATCAAAGAACTGGGCGACAAGCTCACCGAGGGCGACCTGGTGATCGACGGCGGAAACTCGCGCTTCACCGAGGACCAGAAACACGGCGAACTCCTCGCTGCCAAGGGAATCCGCTTCGCGGACTGCGGCGTGTCCGGCGGAGTCTGGGGCCTGCAGAACGGCTACGGCCTGATGGCAGGCGGCGATGCGGCGGACATTGAACGCGCACTTCCGGTGTTTGATGCCCTGCGCCCGGAGGGCGAACGCGAGGACAGCTTTGTCCACGTCGGCGGTATCGGCGCAGGCCACTACGCCAAGATGGTCCACAACGGGATCGAATACGGCCTGATGCAGGCGTACGCCGAGGGCTACCAGCTGCTGGCTTCCAAGGACATCATCAGCGACCTTCCCGGCACGTTCCGCGCCTGGCAAAAAGGCACGGTGGTCCGGTCCTGGCTGCTGGACCTGCTGGTCAAGGCACTTGATGAGGACCCGGGGCTGCAGAACATCGACGACTACGTCGAGGATTCGGGCGAGGGCAGGTGGACCGTGGAAGAGGCCATCGCCAACGCAATTCCCGCTCCGGCCATCACGGCGGCACTGTTCGCCCGCTTCGAATCGCGCGAGGACAGCTCCCCGGCCATGAAGATGGTGTCCGCACTGCGCCACCAGTTCGGCGGACACGCCACCCGTCCCGCCAAGTAGCATCCACCCGGGAACCGTCCAGGTTCCCAGAATTGCCGAAAACCGCGTGTACCTCGAACACCTCTCCCTGACCGACTTCCGCAGCTACGCCCAGGTTGACCTTGCCCTGGGTCCGGGAGTCACCGTCCTGGTTGGATACAACGGCATTGGCAAGACCAACCTGATGGAGGCCATCGGCTACCTGGCCACCCTCAGCTCCCACCGCGTCAGCTCGGATGCACCCCTCCTGCGGTTTGGAACGGACCGGGCTTTGGTGCGGGCACGCCTGGTCCGGGGCGGGCAGACCACGGTCCTGGAACTTGAGATCAACGCCGGCCGGGCAAACCGCGGCCGGATCAACCGCAGCAATCCGGTACGCGCGCGCGACCTGCTGGGCATCTGCCAGACCGTCCTCTTCGCTCCCGAAGACCTGGCCCTGGTCAAGGGGGATCCCTCGAACCGGCGCCGCTTCCTGGACGAGCTGCTCGCCAGCCTCATCCCGCACCATGCCGCAACGCGCAGCGACTATGACCGCGTGCTGAAGCAGCGCAATGCCCTGCTGAAGTCCGCCCGGGCGGGTAAGTTCACCTCCGCCCATGAGGCAACCCTTGATGTGTGGGACCAGCACATGGCGAAGGCGGGCGCTGAACTGCTCCATGCCAGGCTCGAGCTGGTGGAGCGGCTCCGCCCGCACCTGGCGCGTGCCTATGCGGACCTGACCGACGCGTCTAAACCGGCAGACGCCCTCTACCGCTCCACCCTCCAGAACCAGATGGACGACGACGGCGCCGCGCTTCCTTCCGCGGCCGGCACCGCGGGCGGAGGTACTTCGGCGGACGTGGAAGACCTGCGCCAGTTCTCGGTGGACCAGTTGGCGGAGCGGTACGTCCGAGCCTTCGCCGAATCACGCCGGAAGGAACTCGAACGGGGCATTTCGCTCGTTGGACCGCACCGCGACGAACTGGAACTGATCCTGGGCCAGGCGCCCGCCAAGGGCTATGCCTCCCATGGCGAAACCTGGTCCATGTGCCTCTCCCTGCGGCTCGCCTCCTATTACGTAATGCTGGACGACGCCCGTACCGGAGGTTCCGCTCCCATCCTGATCCTCGACGACGTTTTTGCCGAGCTGGACGTCCAGCGGCGGCGTAAACTGGCCGCAATAGTCTCCGGCGCTGAGCAGGTCCTGGTGACCGCCGCCGTCGACGCCGACATCCCGGAAGAGCTGTCCGGACGGCGGGTGAAGGTCATCCCGGGAGGAATTGATGAGCAGGGACAATGAGAAAGGCGGCGGGCTGCAGCCCGGCCGCGACCCCGACAACATCGACGCCCCGCAGGTTGCCCTGAACCGGATGCGGGAGGCCGCCGCGGCGCGCGGCGAAATCCGCAGGGCAGCCCACCGCCCGGGCACCTCAAAGGCCAAAAAAGGCACCCGCGACACCCGCGGCTTCAGCCAGTTCCATGGCACCGGCCGCGACCCCCTTGGCCTGGGCAAGGTGGTGGGACGCCTGGTGGCGGAACGCGGCTGGACCTCCCCGGTGGCGGTGGGATCCGTGATGGCCGAGTGGGCAACCCTGGTTGGCCCTGAGATCTCGGCCCACTGCACCCCGGAAAGCTTCACCGATACCACCCTGCACGTCCGCTGTGACTCAACTGCCTGGGCCACCCAGCTGCGGCTCCTCAGTACCAGCCTCCTCGAGAAGTTCCGGGTGGAGCTGGGCGACGGAGTTGTCACCAGCATCCAGGTGCTTGGCCCTGCGGCGCCGAGCTGGCGCAAGGGCGGGCGCTCGGTAAACGGCCGCGGCCCCCGGGACACGTACGGGTAGTGCCGGGGGCCGGACTCTTGATAATCCGCCCAACGGCGTGTAGAGCGCTGTAGGGGATGGAGGGCGTATAGGCACCCGGAGGCCGCACTTCCAGCTCGCCCAAGGCGCGGTCAACGCCCTCGCACGGGCACACCACTGTCCGCCGACGGCCCTGGAATGCGGGGAAATGGGCCGCCGCGCGGTAGAATCGTTGTAGATAACTGGGCGCGGGTGAAACGTTGACTGAGTCCGTTTTCCGCGCGCCCACAGCACGCGGAGCGCGGATCCCCACCGTCAGCAGGCCACCGGCGCTATAAGTTTGTGCCTGTTGGCGGATGACTTTCCTGGGTCCAGGAGGGGATTCGGCCGGCCATCATCGAGAACAGAGGAGTCGACAGCGCCTGTGGCTAACGACAATACAGATATTCTGGCAGCTGAACCCGCAGTCGAGGATGCCCGAACGCCTGATACCCCGGCCCCATCGGCGACGCCGCGTGAATACGGTGCCAGCGACATCACTGTCCTTGAAGGCCTGGAAGCGGTACGCAAGCGCCCGGGCATGTACATCGGTTCGACAGGACCCCGCGGCCTCCACCACCTCGTCTACGAAGTTGTTGATAACTCGGTGGATGAGGCCCTTGCTGGCTACTGCACCCACATCGAGGTTGTCCTGCAGGCCGACGGCGGCGTGAAGGTTGTGGACGACGGCCGCGGCATTCCCGTGGACATGCACCCCACCGAGCACAAGCCCACGGTTGAAGTGGTCATGACCATACTGCACGCCGGCGGCAAGTTCGGCGGCGGCGGTTATGCGGTTTCCGGCGGCCTCCACGGTGTCGGCATCTCCGTGGTCAACGCACTTTCCAGCCGCGTTGATACTGAAGTGCGCCGCCAGGGCCATGTCTGGCGGATGTCCTTCGCGGACGGCGGCAAGCCCCAGGGCAGCTTGGTCAAGGGTGAGGAAACCGACCTTACGGGTACCACCCAGACCTTCTATCCGGATCCTGCGATCTTCGAAACCACCGAATTCGACTTTGAGACGCTGCGCGCCCGGTTCCAGCAGATGGCCTTCCTTAACAAGGGGCTTCGCATCACGCTGACGGATGAGCGCACCGCTGCCGAGCCGGATGCCGATGCCGACCTGGACCTTGACGCCGTCGCCACCGAGGGCGAAGTCACCGCAGAACACCGCACCGTGGTGTACCAGTACGACGAAGGCCTGCTGGACTACGTCAAGCACCTGAATTCCGGCAAGAAGGTGGATGTGGTCCACGAGGACGTCATCGCCTTCGAAACCGAGGACACGGAACGCAAGATAGCCCTCGAAATGGCGATGCAGTGGACCAACGCCTACTCCGAGAGCGTGCACACGTACGCCAACACCATCAACACCCATGAGGGCGGAACCCACGAAGAGGGCTTCCGTGCTGCCATGACCTCCCTGATCAACCGCTACGCGCGCGAAAAGGGAATCATCAAGGAAAAAGACGACAACCTGACCGGCGACGACATTCGCGAGGGCCTCACCGCCGTCATCTCCGTCAAGCTTGCCGAGCCCCAGTTCGAGGGCCAGACCAAGACCAAGCTGGGCAACTCCGAGGTCAAGGGCTTCGTCCAGCGCGTGGTCACCGACGGTTTGGGTGACTGGCTGGAACGCAACCCCGGCCCCGCCCGGGACGTCATCCGGAAGGCGATCTCCGCAGCGCAGGCCCGGATGGCCGCCCGCAAGGCCCGGGACAATGCCCGCCGGAAGAGCCCGCTGGAATCCTTTGGCATGCCAGGCAAGCTCTCCGACTGCTCCTCGAAGAATCCGGAGAAGTGCGAGGTCTACATCGTGGAGGGCGACTCCGCCGGCGGGTCCGCCAAGCGCGGACGCAATCCGGAGACCCAGGCCATCCTGCCCCTCCGCGGAAAGATCCTGAACGTGGAGCGGGCGCGCCTGGACAAGGCGCTGGGCAACGCCGAAGTCCAGTCCATGATCACGGCCTTCGGAACCGGCATTGGCGAGGACTTCGACCTCTCCAAGCTGCGGTACCACAAGATCGTCCTGATGGCGGACGCCGACGTGGACGGCCAGCACATCACAACCCTGCTGATGACCCTGCTGTTCCGGTACATGCGCCCCCTCATTGAGCACGGCTACGTCTACCTGGCCCAGCCGCCGCTGTACCGCATCAAATGGTCCAACGCAGCCCACGATTACGTCTACAGCGACCGCGAACGCGACGCGAAACTCGTGGCAGGCCAGGCCGCGGGACGCCGGATTCCCAAGGACAACGGCATCCAGCGCTACAAGGGCCTCGGCGAAATGGATTACACCGAACTATGGGATACCACCATGGATCCGGACCACCGCACGCTGCTCCAGGTCACCATGGACGACGCCCTCGCGGCGGACCAGATCTTCTCGGTCCTGATGGGCGAGGACGTTGAATCGCGCCGTAACTTCATTCAGCAGAACGCCAAGGACGTCAGGTTCCTCGATATCTAGGAAGCACATTTTCCTAATATTCGAACACTGACATATACCTGAAACGGAAATTATAAATGAGCGACGAAACACCCGAGAACCCGGCCCCCGACGCCGGTACTCCGGACACCGTTCTTGAAGGCGACGTGCTGATCGACCGCGTGGAGCAGGTGGACCTCCAGACAGAAATGCAGCGGTCCTACCTGGACTACGCCATGGCTGTCATCGTGGGCCGTGCCCTCCCCGACGTGCGGGACGGCCTGAAGCCGGTCCACCGCCGGGTCCTTTACGCAATGTTCGACGGCGGCTACCGGCCGGACCGTTCCTTCAACAAGTGTGCCCGTGTGGTGGGCGAGGTGATGGGCCAGTACCACCCCCACGGCGATACGGCCATCTACGACGCTTTGGTCCGCCTGATCCAGGACTGGACCATGCGCTACCCGCTGGCCCTCGGCCAGGGCAACTTCGGCTCCCCGGGCAACGACGGCGCTGCCGCACCCCGGTACACCGAAACGAAAATGGCCCCGCTTGCCATGGAAATGGTCCGGGACATCGACGAGGAAACCGTCGACTTCCAGGACAACTACGACGGCAAGAACCAGGAACCCACCATCCTGCCTGCCAGGTTCCCCAACCTGCTGGTGAACGGGTCCTCCGGCATCGCCGTCGGCATGGCCACCAACATTCCGCCGCACAACCTCCGCGAAGTAGCGGACGGCGTGCAGTGGTACCTGGCCAACCCCGACGCCAGCCGCGAGGAACTGCTGGAAGAACTCCTGTTGCGGGTCAAGGGTCCGGATTTCCCCACCGGCGCCACCATCCTGGGCCACAAGGGAATCGAGGATGCCTACCGGACCGGCCGCGGCTCCGTCACGATGCGTGCCGTGGTGAACGTGGAAGAGCTGCAGGGACGCACCTGCCTGGTGGTCACCGAGCTGCCCTATCAGGCAAACCCGGACAACCTGGCCATCAAGATCGCCGAGCTGGTCAAGGACGGCAAGATCCAGGGCATCGCGGACCTCCGTGATGAAACCTCCGGCCGCACCGGACAGCGGCTGGTCATTGTCCTCAAGCGCGATGCCGTGGCCAAGGTGGTGCTGAACAACCTCTACAAGCACACCGAACTGCAGAGCAACTTCTCCGCCAATATGCTGGCCATTGTTGACGGCGTGCCCCGCACCCTGAGCCTGGACGCGTTCATCCGGCACTGGGTGACGCACCAGATGGACGTCATCGCCCGCCGCACCCGGTACCGGCTGCGCAAGGCGGAGGAAGAAGCCCACATCCTGCGGGCGCTGCTGAAGGCACTGGACATGCTGGACGAGGTCATCGCCCTCATCCGTGCTTCCAACACCACCGAAGCGGCACGCGACGGCCTGATGGAACTGCTGGACATCGACGAACTGCAGGCCAGGGCGATCCTGGATATGCAGCTGCGCCGCCTCGCCGCCCTGGAGCGCCAAAAAATCCAGGACCGGCACGCCGAACTTGAAGCGCTGATCGCCGAGTACAACCAGATCCTTGGCTCGGAGCAGCGCCAGCGCGAGATCATCAGCACCGAGCTCGGCGAGATCGTGGACAAGCATGGAGATGACCGCCGCACCCGGATCCTCATGGGGTTCGACGGCGACATGTCCATGGAGGACCTCATTCCCGAAGAGGAAATGGTGGTCACCATTACCCGCGGCGGCTACGTCAAGCGCACCCGCAGCGACAACTACCGTTCGCAGCAGCGCGGCGGCAAGGGCATCAAGGGTGCCCAACTCCGTGGGGACGACGTCGTGGAGCACTTCTTCGTTACCACCACCCACCACTGGCTGCTGTTCTTCACCAACCTGGGCCGCGTGTACCGGGCCAAGGCCTATGAGCTGATGGAAGCGGGCCGCGACGCCAAGGGCCAGCACGTGGCCAACCTGATGGCGTTCCAGCCGGACGAACACATCGCCCAGGTCCTGGACTTGAAGGACTACCAGCAGGCTCCCTACCTGGTCCTGGCCACAAAGCGCGGCCTGGTGAAGAAGACCCGGCTCGAGGACTACGACACCAACCGGTCCGCCGGCGTGATTGCCATCAACCTGCGCGACGGCGACGAGCTGGTGTCCGCGCAGCTGGTGTCGGAAACCGACGACCTGCTGCTGGTCTCCCGCAAGGGCCAGTCCATCCGCTTCACCGCCACCGAGGATGCCCTCCGGCCCATGGGCCGGGCAACGTCCGGTGTCACCGGCATGAAGTTCCGTGAGGAGGACGAACTGCTCGCCGCCAATGTGGTGACCGATGGCTCCTACGTCTTCATCGTGACCGAGGGCGGGTACGCCAAGCGCACTGCGGTTGAAGAATACCGGCTCCAGGGACGCGGCGGGCTGGGCATCAAGGTAGCCAAGCTCGCGGAAGAACGCGGCGACCTGGTGGGCGCGCTGATCGTCCAGGAAGAGGACGAGGTGCTGGTGGTCATGGAGGGCGGCAAAGTGGTCCGCTCCTCCGTTGCCGGAGTCCCCGCCAAGGGACGGGACACCATGGGCGTGATCTTCGCCAAGCCGGACAAAAACGACCGGATTATCGAGGTGGCACGCAACAGCGAACGCGGCCTCGAGGGCGAGGAATCGCCGGAGGATGACGTAACGTTGGCTGAAGACGGCGGATCCCTCGAGGAATCAGCCAGCCCAGCATTGGCAGAAGAACCACCGGCCGTTGAGTCAGAGGACGCCTCGGGCAACGCTGAGCCGAACGAAGACTACACGGAGGTAACGAGTGAGTAATCCCGACTCATTTCCCAAGTCGAACAGTACCGTTCCCGACGGCAGCCGGCCCTCAGCCGCTCCGCGGGTAAACGCCCCCGTTCGTCCGCAGCAGCGCCCTGCCGCAGCTGCCGGTGCCCCGGGGCAGCGCCCCGCGGTTCCCGGCCAGCGCCCGGCCCAGGGCGACCGGCCGGCAGGACAGCCGGGCCAGCGTCCCATGGGACAGCCCGGCCAGCGCCCGGCACCCGGCCAGCGTCCGCCGTCGGGCTCTCCCGGGCAAGGCACCCCCGGCCTGGTCAAGCCTGCTCCGAAAGCCAAGGTCCGGCGTGCACGGCTGCTGATCAGCAAGGTGGACCCGTGGTCCGTCCTCAAGATGGCATTCCTGCTGTCCGTGGCACTGGGAATTGTCACGGTGGTGGCCGCCATTGTCCTGTGGACCGTTCTTGACCTCACGGGCATTTTCGACCAGGTGGACAGCCTGTTGGGTACCCTGGCTGGCACCGAGGGCGGCGGCTTTGAGTTGAAGAAGGTTGCTTCCCTGGGACAGGTGGCATCCTTCGCCACCATCATCGCGGTGGTGAACGTGGTCCTGCTGACCGCTCTCTCCATGCTCTCCGCCGTGCTCTACAACATCTCTGCCACCCTGGTGGGCGGCATTGGCGTTACCCTCACGGACGACTAGGTCCCCGCTTTCGCCGGCCACATACCGGCGAAAAGGTCCGATTTGAGATCGGGCCGGGATGTGCTGTAAAGTCATGTCTCGGCCCGATGAGGCATCGGGGCGTATAGCTCAGGCGGTTAGAGCGCTTCGCTGATAACGAAGAGGTCCCAGGTTCAAGTCCTGGTACGCCCACGGAACCTGTGCAGGTTCGAGTAGGTCTGGTTCGCGTAACCCGCAGCCGGACCGGAACGGGGAGCATGTGAAGAAGTTGCTTGTATTGGCAGCGGCGATCGCAGGCGTCCTGCTCTACCGGAAAGCACAGGAATCCGAAGCCCGGAAAGATGTCTGGAGCAAGTCAACCGACTCGGTAGACTAGCACCGGCGCCCGGACTGGAGCTGGTCAGAGGCTTCCAGGTTCTAGGGTATGATTGACGGGTTGCTTCTTATGGGGGCATGGCGCAATTGGTAGCGCACCTGCTTTGCAAGCAGGGGGTTCGGGGTTCGAGTCCCCGTGCCTCCACCATAAGGAAGTCCCGGTCAGCGGAAACGCCGGCCGGGACTTTTGCTTTGTCGGCCGGAGGCTCTCCAGCAGCAGGCTGGGCTGCGCATTAGGGTTGGTCAGTGAACTTCTTTCTTGCAGCACTCGGCGTACTGGGCGTCGCATCATCCGGTCCGCTGATTGCCGCCACCCTGGGCGCCACCACGGTCAGTGCACTCGCCATTGCCTTCTGGCGCAACGCGATTGGCGCCGCCGTGATGGCGTCCCCCACGCTGGTCCGGGAGCCCCGCGAGTTCGGCAGGATCACCAGGCGTGAGTTTCGCTGGTGCCTGCTGGCCGCCGTCGCCCTGGCATTCCACTTTGCCTGCTTTATAACCTCGCTGCAGCTGACGTCCGTGGCGGCGGCAACCGCGCTGGTGTGCCTGCAGTCGGCCTGGATCGCCGTCTTCCAGCTCTTCCGCGGAACCCGCCACCGCTGGCAGGTGCTGGCAGGCCTGGGCGTCGCCTTTGGCGGTGTTGTTGCCATTACCGGGTTTGACATGGGGTCCTCCCCGCAGGCCCTGCTGGGCGACCTCCTGGCGGTGGCCGGCGGTGCGCTGGCCGGCCTGTACACGCTGGCGGGCGGGAAGGCCCGGCAAAGCATGACGACGGGCACGTACACCACGCTCTGCTACGGGATGTGCGCAGCGTTCGTGGCCGTCATGGCCCTGCTGGCCGGGCAACCGCTGGCGGGCTTCGAAGCAGCGGGATGGCTGGGGATCCTGGCGATCACCGTCTGCGCACAGCTAGTGGGCCACACAGCGTTCAACCAT contains:
- the dnaN gene encoding DNA polymerase III subunit beta, coding for MKFRVDRDVLAEAVTWTARSLSPRPPVPVLSGLLLRAEAGTVSLSSFDYETSARLEIAADVRDEGTILVSGRLLADICRSLPSAPVDVETDGNKVTLTCRRSSFHLATMPEAEYPPLPALPAISGTVPGDAFAQAVSQVIIAASKDDTLPILTGVRMEIEDDLITLLATDRYRLAMREVPWKPVNPGISTSALVKAKTLNEVAKTLGNSGDINLALADDDSRLIGFESGGRTTTSLLVDGDYPKIRSLFPDSTPIHATVQTQELVEAVRRVSLVAERNTPVRLAFTQGLLNLDAGTGEDAQASEELEAQLSGDDITVAFNPHYLVEGLSVIETKFVRFSFTTAPKPAMITAQADADGEDQDDYRYLVMPVRLPN
- the gnd gene encoding phosphogluconate dehydrogenase (NAD(+)-dependent, decarboxylating), which gives rise to MHIGLIGLGKMGFNMRERLRKGGVEVTGFDRNPDVTDVATLNELLAAVPVPRLIWVMVPAGEITDAVIKELGDKLTEGDLVIDGGNSRFTEDQKHGELLAAKGIRFADCGVSGGVWGLQNGYGLMAGGDAADIERALPVFDALRPEGEREDSFVHVGGIGAGHYAKMVHNGIEYGLMQAYAEGYQLLASKDIISDLPGTFRAWQKGTVVRSWLLDLLVKALDEDPGLQNIDDYVEDSGEGRWTVEEAIANAIPAPAITAALFARFESREDSSPAMKMVSALRHQFGGHATRPAK
- the recF gene encoding DNA replication/repair protein RecF, giving the protein MYLEHLSLTDFRSYAQVDLALGPGVTVLVGYNGIGKTNLMEAIGYLATLSSHRVSSDAPLLRFGTDRALVRARLVRGGQTTVLELEINAGRANRGRINRSNPVRARDLLGICQTVLFAPEDLALVKGDPSNRRRFLDELLASLIPHHAATRSDYDRVLKQRNALLKSARAGKFTSAHEATLDVWDQHMAKAGAELLHARLELVERLRPHLARAYADLTDASKPADALYRSTLQNQMDDDGAALPSAAGTAGGGTSADVEDLRQFSVDQLAERYVRAFAESRRKELERGISLVGPHRDELELILGQAPAKGYASHGETWSMCLSLRLASYYVMLDDARTGGSAPILILDDVFAELDVQRRRKLAAIVSGAEQVLVTAAVDADIPEELSGRRVKVIPGGIDEQGQ
- a CDS encoding DUF721 domain-containing protein, translating into MSRDNEKGGGLQPGRDPDNIDAPQVALNRMREAAAARGEIRRAAHRPGTSKAKKGTRDTRGFSQFHGTGRDPLGLGKVVGRLVAERGWTSPVAVGSVMAEWATLVGPEISAHCTPESFTDTTLHVRCDSTAWATQLRLLSTSLLEKFRVELGDGVVTSIQVLGPAAPSWRKGGRSVNGRGPRDTYG
- the gyrB gene encoding DNA topoisomerase (ATP-hydrolyzing) subunit B — its product is MANDNTDILAAEPAVEDARTPDTPAPSATPREYGASDITVLEGLEAVRKRPGMYIGSTGPRGLHHLVYEVVDNSVDEALAGYCTHIEVVLQADGGVKVVDDGRGIPVDMHPTEHKPTVEVVMTILHAGGKFGGGGYAVSGGLHGVGISVVNALSSRVDTEVRRQGHVWRMSFADGGKPQGSLVKGEETDLTGTTQTFYPDPAIFETTEFDFETLRARFQQMAFLNKGLRITLTDERTAAEPDADADLDLDAVATEGEVTAEHRTVVYQYDEGLLDYVKHLNSGKKVDVVHEDVIAFETEDTERKIALEMAMQWTNAYSESVHTYANTINTHEGGTHEEGFRAAMTSLINRYAREKGIIKEKDDNLTGDDIREGLTAVISVKLAEPQFEGQTKTKLGNSEVKGFVQRVVTDGLGDWLERNPGPARDVIRKAISAAQARMAARKARDNARRKSPLESFGMPGKLSDCSSKNPEKCEVYIVEGDSAGGSAKRGRNPETQAILPLRGKILNVERARLDKALGNAEVQSMITAFGTGIGEDFDLSKLRYHKIVLMADADVDGQHITTLLMTLLFRYMRPLIEHGYVYLAQPPLYRIKWSNAAHDYVYSDRERDAKLVAGQAAGRRIPKDNGIQRYKGLGEMDYTELWDTTMDPDHRTLLQVTMDDALAADQIFSVLMGEDVESRRNFIQQNAKDVRFLDI
- the gyrA gene encoding DNA gyrase subunit A, translating into MSDETPENPAPDAGTPDTVLEGDVLIDRVEQVDLQTEMQRSYLDYAMAVIVGRALPDVRDGLKPVHRRVLYAMFDGGYRPDRSFNKCARVVGEVMGQYHPHGDTAIYDALVRLIQDWTMRYPLALGQGNFGSPGNDGAAAPRYTETKMAPLAMEMVRDIDEETVDFQDNYDGKNQEPTILPARFPNLLVNGSSGIAVGMATNIPPHNLREVADGVQWYLANPDASREELLEELLLRVKGPDFPTGATILGHKGIEDAYRTGRGSVTMRAVVNVEELQGRTCLVVTELPYQANPDNLAIKIAELVKDGKIQGIADLRDETSGRTGQRLVIVLKRDAVAKVVLNNLYKHTELQSNFSANMLAIVDGVPRTLSLDAFIRHWVTHQMDVIARRTRYRLRKAEEEAHILRALLKALDMLDEVIALIRASNTTEAARDGLMELLDIDELQARAILDMQLRRLAALERQKIQDRHAELEALIAEYNQILGSEQRQREIISTELGEIVDKHGDDRRTRILMGFDGDMSMEDLIPEEEMVVTITRGGYVKRTRSDNYRSQQRGGKGIKGAQLRGDDVVEHFFVTTTHHWLLFFTNLGRVYRAKAYELMEAGRDAKGQHVANLMAFQPDEHIAQVLDLKDYQQAPYLVLATKRGLVKKTRLEDYDTNRSAGVIAINLRDGDELVSAQLVSETDDLLLVSRKGQSIRFTATEDALRPMGRATSGVTGMKFREEDELLAANVVTDGSYVFIVTEGGYAKRTAVEEYRLQGRGGLGIKVAKLAEERGDLVGALIVQEEDEVLVVMEGGKVVRSSVAGVPAKGRDTMGVIFAKPDKNDRIIEVARNSERGLEGEESPEDDVTLAEDGGSLEESASPALAEEPPAVESEDASGNAEPNEDYTEVTSE
- a CDS encoding DUF3566 domain-containing protein — translated: MSNPDSFPKSNSTVPDGSRPSAAPRVNAPVRPQQRPAAAAGAPGQRPAVPGQRPAQGDRPAGQPGQRPMGQPGQRPAPGQRPPSGSPGQGTPGLVKPAPKAKVRRARLLISKVDPWSVLKMAFLLSVALGIVTVVAAIVLWTVLDLTGIFDQVDSLLGTLAGTEGGGFELKKVASLGQVASFATIIAVVNVVLLTALSMLSAVLYNISATLVGGIGVTLTDD
- a CDS encoding DLW-39 family protein; protein product: MKKLLVLAAAIAGVLLYRKAQESEARKDVWSKSTDSVD
- a CDS encoding DMT family transporter — protein: MNFFLAALGVLGVASSGPLIAATLGATTVSALAIAFWRNAIGAAVMASPTLVREPREFGRITRREFRWCLLAAVALAFHFACFITSLQLTSVAAATALVCLQSAWIAVFQLFRGTRHRWQVLAGLGVAFGGVVAITGFDMGSSPQALLGDLLAVAGGALAGLYTLAGGKARQSMTTGTYTTLCYGMCAAFVAVMALLAGQPLAGFEAAGWLGILAITVCAQLVGHTAFNHLLATMSPLLVSMIILLEIPGAALLAGIFLEETLPAGTYAGLGLILAGLAIVVLGQRSGRSGRRGRPEGTGQEEPPSGRPLAELGTD